In Kitasatospora gansuensis, a genomic segment contains:
- a CDS encoding helix-turn-helix transcriptional regulator has protein sequence MTPRQEIAAWRPSVPGVTEVFHARFTEHAYPMHVHDSWTLLIVDDGAVRYDLDRHQRGTPGDTVSLLPPLVPHNGSPATAGGFRKRVLYLDMTQLDASLIGPAVDGPDLHDPELRACIGQLHTALARPGDELEAESRLALVGERLRAHLRPRLVAGGAVPEPGVAGHLRDLLDERLTEATTLEQAARLLHAHPAHLVRAFSAAYGIAPHQYVMSRRVDLARRLLLDGQPPGEVAIAVGFYDQPHFTRHFKRIWGITPGRYARTGAGS, from the coding sequence ATGACGCCCCGCCAGGAGATCGCCGCTTGGCGTCCGTCGGTGCCGGGTGTGACGGAGGTCTTCCACGCCCGCTTCACCGAGCACGCGTACCCGATGCACGTGCACGACAGCTGGACCCTGCTGATCGTCGACGACGGCGCGGTCCGGTACGACCTGGACCGTCACCAGCGGGGCACCCCGGGCGACACCGTCAGCCTGCTCCCGCCGCTGGTCCCGCACAACGGTTCGCCGGCCACCGCCGGCGGCTTCCGCAAGCGGGTGCTCTATCTGGACATGACCCAGCTGGACGCGAGCCTGATCGGCCCGGCGGTCGACGGCCCCGACCTCCACGACCCCGAACTGCGCGCCTGCATCGGGCAGTTGCACACCGCCCTCGCCCGCCCGGGGGACGAACTGGAGGCTGAGAGCCGGCTCGCTCTCGTCGGCGAGCGCTTGCGCGCACACCTGCGACCCCGGCTGGTGGCGGGCGGTGCGGTGCCCGAACCGGGAGTCGCCGGGCACCTGCGGGACCTGCTCGACGAGCGGCTGACCGAGGCCACCACCCTGGAGCAGGCCGCACGCCTGCTGCATGCCCACCCCGCCCACCTGGTACGGGCGTTCAGTGCCGCGTACGGGATCGCGCCGCACCAGTACGTGATGTCCCGCCGGGTCGACCTGGCGCGGCGGCTGCTGCTCGACGGGCAGCCGCCGGGTGAGGTGGCGATCGCCGTCGGCTTCTACGACCAGCCGCACTTCACCCGGCACTTCAAACGGATCTGGGGCATCACGCCGGGCCGCTACGCCCGTACCGGCGCGGGGAGTTGA
- a CDS encoding ABC-F family ATP-binding cassette domain-containing protein: MAQPTSSIRCTDLGFEWPDGRSVLHDFQLVVGPGRTGLIGLNGAGKSTLLRLLAGELAPTAGSIRIGGELGYLPQDLTLDTAQRVDQALGIAAAREALHAIESGDTDERHFTAIGEDWDVEERATATLARLGLGRLGLDRTVGGLSGGEAVLLHLAALLLRRPDVLLLDEPTNNLDRRARGLLYEAVASWPGVMVIVSHDRELLALVDQIADLRDGTVTWYGGNFADYERTVAAQQETAERLVRAAESDVQRQQRDLADARIRLERSASYGKRKSVQRNDPKILAGAFKRRAEETAGRLKGMHTDRLNEAKERLNAAEEAVRDDAEIRIDLPRTAVPEGRTVLSLDGVRLAYGNRVSLEIRGPERIALVGRNGSGKSTLLRTIAGELRPSEGEMTVPVPVRHLPQRLDLLDDLLSVAGNVKLYAPSAGDNAIRARLARFQFRAGRADQQAGTLSGGERFRATLAALLLADPPPQLLLLDEPTNNLDLASVRQLTQALAGYRGALIVASHDLPFLHGIGATRWLELDGGLRPVEPAELI; the protein is encoded by the coding sequence ATGGCGCAACCCACCTCTTCCATCCGCTGCACCGACCTCGGCTTCGAGTGGCCGGACGGCCGCAGCGTGCTGCACGACTTCCAGCTCGTGGTCGGCCCCGGCCGCACCGGCCTGATCGGCCTGAACGGGGCCGGCAAGTCCACCCTGCTCCGGCTGCTCGCCGGAGAGCTCGCCCCGACTGCCGGAAGCATCCGGATCGGCGGCGAACTCGGCTACCTGCCACAGGACTTGACCCTGGATACCGCTCAGCGGGTGGACCAGGCGCTCGGCATCGCGGCGGCCCGCGAGGCGCTGCACGCGATCGAGTCCGGCGACACCGACGAGCGGCACTTCACCGCGATCGGCGAGGACTGGGACGTCGAGGAGCGCGCGACCGCCACCCTGGCCAGGCTCGGCCTCGGCCGGCTCGGCCTGGACCGTACGGTCGGCGGGCTCTCCGGCGGCGAGGCGGTGCTGCTGCACCTGGCCGCGCTGCTGCTGCGCCGACCGGACGTACTGCTGCTCGACGAGCCGACCAACAACCTGGACCGGCGGGCCCGGGGGCTGCTGTACGAGGCGGTGGCCTCCTGGCCCGGGGTGATGGTGATCGTCAGCCACGACCGGGAGCTGCTCGCGCTGGTGGACCAGATCGCCGACCTGCGGGACGGCACGGTCACCTGGTACGGCGGCAACTTCGCCGACTACGAACGGACCGTGGCCGCCCAGCAGGAGACCGCCGAACGGTTGGTCCGCGCGGCCGAGTCCGACGTCCAACGCCAGCAGCGCGACCTGGCCGACGCCCGCATCCGCCTGGAGCGGAGCGCCAGTTACGGCAAGCGGAAGTCGGTCCAGCGCAACGACCCGAAGATCCTCGCGGGCGCCTTCAAACGCCGCGCCGAGGAGACCGCGGGCCGGCTCAAGGGCATGCACACCGACCGTCTCAACGAGGCCAAGGAGCGACTGAACGCGGCCGAGGAGGCGGTCCGGGACGACGCCGAGATCCGGATCGACCTGCCCCGGACGGCCGTGCCGGAAGGCCGGACGGTGCTCAGCCTGGACGGCGTCCGGCTCGCGTACGGCAACCGGGTCAGCCTGGAGATCCGGGGTCCTGAGCGGATCGCACTGGTCGGCCGGAACGGCTCGGGCAAGTCCACCCTGTTGCGCACCATCGCCGGTGAACTCCGGCCATCGGAAGGGGAGATGACCGTACCGGTGCCGGTCCGGCACCTGCCGCAGCGGCTCGACCTGCTGGACGACTTGCTCTCGGTGGCGGGCAACGTCAAGCTGTACGCCCCGTCGGCGGGCGACAACGCGATCCGGGCCAGGCTGGCCCGGTTCCAGTTCCGCGCCGGCCGGGCCGACCAGCAGGCCGGCACCCTCTCGGGCGGCGAGCGCTTCCGGGCCACCCTGGCCGCGCTGCTGCTGGCCGACCCGCCCCCGCAGCTGCTGCTGTTGGACGAGCCGACCAACAACCTGGACCTGGCCAGCGTGCGCCAGCTCACCCAGGCACTGGCCGGGTATCGGGGAGCGCTGATCGTGGCCAGCCACGACCTGCCGTTCCTGCACGGCATCGGCGCCACCCGCTGGCTCGAACTGGACGGCGGCCTGCGGCCGGTCGAGCCGGCCGAGCTGATCTGA
- a CDS encoding RNA-guided endonuclease InsQ/TnpB family protein, whose amino-acid sequence MHLRYSYRVYPTVGQRSALARTFGCARVVYNDALALRKAAWKADRSKLPSGALAKTVITDAKKTDARSWLGSVSVDALQSSLRDLDTAYRNFYDSLSGKRRGRPVGLPRFKSRKDNRQSLRFSRNGFRIRGNGKLNLAKIGDVRVKWARALPADPSSVTVVLDPSGRYHASFVVDIEPEHLPALDAEVGIDLGLTTYAVMSDGTVIDNPRFLRKAERRLKAAQRVLSRKAKGSRNRAKARRKVAKAHARVADTRMDWMHKQTTRLIRETQAIYLEDLNVRGLARTRLAKSVYDAGWSTFRRLLTEKAARYGRHVGVIGRYEPTSQVCSTCGVPDGPKPLNVRTWKCGACGTSHDRDLNAARNILAAGRADRLNACGGPVRPGVAIPRQARPVETGTHRNASRTGRKPRAAGAAGIPTP is encoded by the coding sequence GTGCATCTTCGGTACTCGTATCGCGTCTATCCGACGGTGGGTCAGCGCTCTGCGCTGGCCCGTACGTTCGGGTGCGCGCGGGTGGTGTACAACGATGCGCTTGCCCTTCGAAAGGCAGCATGGAAGGCGGACCGGTCGAAACTCCCGTCCGGGGCCCTGGCCAAGACAGTGATCACCGACGCGAAGAAAACGGACGCCCGGTCGTGGCTCGGGTCGGTGTCGGTCGACGCGCTGCAGTCGTCCCTTCGCGACCTGGACACGGCGTATCGGAACTTCTACGACTCGCTGTCGGGCAAACGCCGGGGCCGACCGGTTGGGCTGCCCCGGTTCAAGTCGCGGAAGGACAACCGTCAGTCCCTGCGGTTCTCCCGCAACGGGTTCCGTATCCGCGGCAACGGGAAGCTGAATCTGGCGAAGATCGGTGACGTGCGGGTGAAGTGGGCGCGGGCACTGCCCGCCGATCCATCGTCCGTGACAGTCGTCCTGGACCCGTCCGGCCGCTACCACGCCAGCTTCGTCGTGGACATCGAACCCGAGCATCTCCCGGCGCTGGACGCCGAGGTCGGGATCGACCTCGGGCTGACCACCTACGCAGTGATGTCCGACGGCACGGTGATCGACAATCCGCGCTTCCTGCGCAAGGCCGAGCGCCGGTTGAAGGCCGCGCAGCGCGTCCTGTCCCGCAAGGCGAAGGGGAGCAGGAACCGGGCGAAGGCCCGGCGCAAGGTCGCCAAGGCGCACGCCAGGGTTGCCGACACTCGCATGGACTGGATGCACAAGCAGACAACCAGGTTGATCCGCGAAACCCAAGCGATCTACCTGGAGGATCTGAACGTGCGCGGTCTCGCGCGCACTCGCCTGGCCAAGTCCGTGTATGACGCCGGATGGTCGACCTTCCGGCGCCTGCTGACCGAGAAGGCGGCCCGGTACGGTCGGCATGTCGGTGTCATCGGCCGGTACGAACCGACCTCCCAGGTGTGCTCCACCTGCGGAGTTCCGGACGGTCCCAAGCCCCTGAACGTCCGCACGTGGAAGTGCGGCGCGTGCGGTACCTCTCATGACCGTGACCTCAATGCTGCTCGGAACATCCTGGCCGCCGGACGGGCGGACAGGCTAAACGCCTGCGGAGGGCCGGTAAGACCCGGCGTGGCAATCCCACGCCAGGCACGGCCCGTTGAAACAGGAACCCACCGGAACGCCAGCCGTACGGGGCGCAAGCCCCGCGCCGCAGGCGCGGCCGGAATCCCCACGCCTTAG
- a CDS encoding TetR/AcrR family transcriptional regulator — translation MTADQPIAQHPAPRGRPRSFDREAALARAVDLFWERGYEATSVADLTAAMGIRPPSLYAAFGDKRSLFEEVVADYRRAHGATVSHALDEGPTTRAGVARMLRVAAAEYTDPAHPWGCLLISSAVNCTTHEVEEELRGVRNGNLRALESRIRADVAAGHEPPGTDAAALAVFVGTVLQGMSQRARDGATRAELEQVADLAMRAWPEPVR, via the coding sequence ATGACCGCCGACCAGCCCATCGCGCAGCACCCGGCCCCGCGCGGGCGCCCCCGCTCCTTCGACCGCGAGGCCGCCCTCGCCCGGGCCGTGGACCTGTTCTGGGAGCGCGGCTACGAGGCGACCTCGGTCGCCGATCTCACCGCCGCAATGGGGATCCGCCCGCCGAGTCTCTACGCGGCGTTCGGCGACAAACGCTCCCTGTTCGAGGAGGTCGTGGCCGACTACCGGCGGGCGCACGGCGCGACCGTCTCGCACGCGCTGGACGAAGGGCCGACCACCCGGGCGGGCGTCGCGCGGATGTTGCGGGTGGCGGCGGCCGAGTACACCGACCCGGCCCACCCGTGGGGCTGTCTGCTGATCAGCTCGGCGGTCAACTGCACGACGCACGAGGTGGAGGAGGAGCTGCGCGGCGTGCGCAACGGCAACCTCCGGGCCCTGGAGTCCCGCATCCGGGCCGACGTCGCGGCCGGACACGAGCCGCCCGGTACCGATGCCGCCGCGCTGGCCGTCTTCGTCGGGACGGTCCTGCAGGGCATGTCACAGCGGGCCCGCGACGGCGCGACCAGGGCCGAGCTGGAGCAGGTCGCCGACCTCGCGATGCGAGCCTGGCCCGAACCGGTCCGCTGA
- a CDS encoding YdeI/OmpD-associated family protein has translation MDERDGVEIVAFADGAAFERWLAEHHGRQEGIWVKVAKKKSGIPSVTDDELVDHGLCFGWVSGQRRSLDGQYYLQRYVPRRPRSLWSQVNVEKVAELTAAGRMREPGLAEVRRAQADGRWAAAYASQRNATVPADLAEALAADPAATRAFEALNQTGRYQLLLPLLQALTPEARQARLARAVKSLAQGPN, from the coding sequence ATGGACGAGCGTGACGGGGTGGAGATCGTGGCCTTCGCGGACGGGGCCGCGTTCGAGCGGTGGCTGGCCGAGCACCACGGGCGGCAGGAGGGGATCTGGGTCAAGGTCGCCAAGAAGAAGTCCGGCATCCCGAGCGTCACCGACGACGAACTCGTGGACCACGGGCTCTGCTTCGGATGGGTCTCCGGGCAGCGCCGCTCCCTCGACGGGCAGTACTACCTGCAGCGGTACGTCCCCCGACGGCCCCGGAGCCTCTGGTCGCAGGTCAACGTGGAGAAGGTCGCCGAGCTGACGGCCGCCGGCCGGATGCGGGAGCCCGGCCTCGCCGAGGTCCGCCGGGCGCAGGCGGACGGGCGGTGGGCGGCCGCGTACGCGTCGCAGCGGAACGCGACGGTGCCGGCCGACCTGGCCGAGGCCCTGGCGGCCGATCCGGCGGCGACGCGGGCGTTCGAGGCCCTCAACCAGACCGGGCGCTACCAGTTGCTGCTGCCCCTGCTGCAAGCCCTCACCCCCGAAGCCCGGCAGGCCCGACTGGCCAGAGCGGTGAAATCACTGGCCCAGGGCCCGAACTGA
- a CDS encoding HEAT repeat domain-containing protein, which produces MESDTVAVLSTGLELIGSGEPDERRAGCDLLGDAADQHEDLRDGVATALLALAERETEARVLQSLARAIERTYDQRAVPVLVTLARHPDAEVREEVARSFAGVVTGLPDGPEIRALITLTRDEEPEVRNWATFTLGFQAETDSPAIRAALRDRVADGCADVREEGIRGLARRRDPRAVPLLLELLGDPEGAHNLTFDAARLMGAPELLPALLAYDPADPGVAAAVRACDPVQQAQLGSNCWALLSALDQACPEAGVGLSAGRFGPGLSLDIGSLRYDVEALLARAGGDPLRAVDLVLADLA; this is translated from the coding sequence GTGGAGAGTGACACGGTGGCGGTGCTGTCGACGGGCCTGGAGCTGATCGGTTCCGGCGAGCCGGACGAGCGGCGGGCCGGGTGCGACCTGTTGGGCGACGCCGCCGATCAGCACGAGGACCTTCGCGACGGTGTGGCGACCGCGCTCCTCGCCCTGGCCGAACGGGAGACCGAGGCCCGCGTCCTGCAGTCCCTGGCGCGCGCGATCGAGCGGACGTACGACCAGCGCGCCGTGCCCGTCCTGGTCACGTTGGCCAGGCATCCCGACGCCGAGGTCCGCGAGGAGGTGGCCCGCTCGTTCGCCGGTGTGGTCACGGGCCTGCCGGACGGGCCGGAGATCCGGGCGCTGATCACGCTGACCCGTGACGAGGAGCCGGAGGTCCGCAACTGGGCGACCTTCACCCTGGGCTTCCAGGCCGAGACCGACAGCCCCGCGATCCGGGCCGCGCTCAGGGACCGGGTGGCCGACGGGTGCGCGGACGTCCGGGAGGAAGGCATCCGGGGGCTCGCCCGCCGACGCGACCCCCGCGCCGTGCCGCTGCTGCTGGAACTCCTCGGCGACCCCGAGGGCGCGCACAACCTCACCTTCGACGCGGCGCGGCTCATGGGCGCTCCCGAACTCCTGCCGGCTCTGCTGGCCTACGATCCCGCCGACCCGGGGGTGGCCGCCGCGGTGCGTGCCTGTGACCCGGTGCAGCAGGCCCAACTGGGCTCCAACTGCTGGGCGTTGCTGTCGGCCCTCGATCAGGCGTGCCCCGAGGCGGGTGTCGGCCTCTCCGCCGGCCGGTTCGGCCCCGGGCTGTCCCTCGACATCGGTTCGCTGAGGTACGACGTCGAGGCGCTGCTCGCCCGCGCGGGCGGTGACCCCCTTCGCGCCGTCGACCTGGTGCTCGCCGACCTGGCCTGA
- a CDS encoding ABC-F family ATP-binding cassette domain-containing protein, whose protein sequence is MSATLVVKDLSAGHGDRILFSGLDLVVAPGDVVGLVGANGAGKSTLLRLMAGLSTPESGSLKLSPPSANVGHLPQEPERRPGESVRDFLARRTGVAAAQAALDEATEGLVEGRPGADDAYAIGLDRWLDLGGADLEERAEEVAGSLGLKVSLDLPMTALSGGQAARAGLASLLLSRYDVFLLDEPTNDLDLDGLERLESFVKGLRAGTVLISHDREFLTRTVTRVLELDLAQQQVNHFGGGYDAYLEERAVARRHAREEYEEFADTKAGLEARARMQRGWMESGVRNARRKSSDNDKIGRATRAESSEKQAAKARQTQRMIERLDVVEEPRKEWDLRMEIAAAPRSGSVVATLRGAKAERGEFSFGPVDLQIDWADRVAITGANGAGKSTLLAALLGRLELTDGSTTLGSGVLVGEVDQARGLFFGEEPLLDAFQAAVPDLSPEEGRTLLAKFGLKAAHVLRPAHTLSPGERTRAALALLQGRGVNLLVLDEPTNHLDLPAIEQLESALASYTGTLLLVTHDRRMLEAVTVNRRLEVSGGRVQEL, encoded by the coding sequence ATGAGCGCCACTCTCGTAGTCAAGGACCTCAGCGCCGGCCACGGCGACCGCATCCTCTTTTCCGGCCTGGACCTGGTCGTCGCCCCCGGCGACGTGGTCGGCCTGGTCGGGGCCAACGGCGCGGGCAAGTCGACCCTGCTCCGGTTGATGGCCGGTCTGAGCACCCCCGAGAGCGGTTCGCTCAAGCTGAGCCCGCCGAGCGCCAACGTCGGCCACCTGCCGCAGGAACCCGAGCGCCGCCCCGGCGAGTCGGTCCGCGACTTCCTGGCCCGGCGCACCGGTGTGGCCGCTGCCCAGGCCGCGCTGGACGAGGCCACCGAGGGCCTGGTCGAGGGGCGTCCCGGCGCCGACGACGCGTACGCGATCGGCCTCGACCGGTGGCTCGACCTCGGCGGTGCGGATCTGGAGGAGCGCGCCGAGGAGGTGGCCGGCTCGCTCGGGCTGAAGGTGAGCCTGGACCTGCCGATGACCGCGCTCTCCGGCGGCCAGGCGGCCCGGGCCGGGCTGGCCTCGCTGCTGCTCTCCCGGTACGACGTCTTCCTGCTCGACGAGCCGACCAACGACCTGGACCTGGACGGCCTGGAGCGGCTGGAGTCCTTCGTCAAGGGCCTGCGCGCGGGCACCGTGCTGATCAGCCACGACCGCGAGTTCCTGACCCGTACGGTGACCCGGGTGCTGGAGCTGGATCTCGCCCAGCAGCAGGTGAACCACTTCGGCGGCGGCTACGACGCCTACCTGGAGGAGCGCGCGGTGGCCCGTCGGCACGCGCGCGAGGAGTACGAGGAGTTCGCCGACACCAAGGCGGGCCTGGAGGCGCGGGCCCGGATGCAGCGGGGCTGGATGGAGAGCGGCGTCCGCAACGCCCGCCGCAAGTCCAGCGACAACGACAAGATCGGCCGCGCGACGCGCGCCGAGTCCAGCGAGAAGCAGGCCGCCAAGGCTCGCCAGACCCAGCGCATGATCGAGCGCCTGGACGTGGTCGAGGAGCCGCGCAAGGAGTGGGACCTGCGGATGGAGATCGCCGCCGCCCCGCGCTCGGGCTCGGTGGTCGCCACCCTGCGCGGGGCGAAGGCCGAGCGCGGCGAGTTCTCCTTCGGCCCGGTGGACCTGCAGATCGACTGGGCGGACCGGGTGGCCATCACCGGTGCGAACGGCGCGGGCAAGTCCACCCTGCTGGCCGCCCTGCTCGGCCGGCTCGAACTCACCGACGGCAGCACCACTTTGGGCTCCGGCGTGCTGGTCGGCGAGGTCGACCAGGCCCGCGGACTGTTCTTCGGCGAGGAACCGCTGCTGGACGCCTTCCAGGCGGCCGTGCCCGACCTCTCCCCGGAGGAGGGCCGCACCCTGCTGGCCAAGTTCGGCCTCAAGGCGGCCCACGTGCTGCGCCCGGCTCACACCCTCTCCCCCGGCGAGCGCACCAGGGCCGCACTGGCCCTGCTCCAGGGGCGCGGCGTGAACCTGCTGGTGCTGGACGAGCCGACCAACCACCTGGACCTGCCCGCCATCGAGCAGTTGGAGTCCGCGCTCGCCTCCTACACCGGCACCCTGCTGCTGGTCACCCACGACCGCCGGATGCTCGAGGCGGTGACGGTCAACCGCCGCCTCGAGGTCTCGGGCGGTCGGGTCCAGGAGCTCTAG
- a CDS encoding carbohydrate binding domain-containing protein: protein MLLPRTALTLLALTAAALPTPAVAASPVTSYLDCSAATNGTGTVTSPWNSLAAANAHLFGPGDQLLLKRGATCLGTLKPQGSGAPGAPVTLAGYGTGTARPVVSGDPASTEQAAVHLYNVEQWELRELEITFADPAATKRERNGLLVEVADLPDGVGSHYLVDDVYVHDVNGDATKWSNGIQFRVSGTVTPTNFDDVLVQNSRIARVDREGLTNRSSWMCRPSYGSGDGCGSTVNWRPSTRLVFRGNTISDTGGDGIVVRAADHALVEHNLAYDLAMRPMGSNAGIWTINSDYTTVQYNEVHHVRRLSDNNDGMAFDSDYGNTGVVFQYNYSHDNEGGFMLFCGACGAGSSSTGTVVRYNLSRADKSRWLFAVGEKNAQMYHNTVYLPAGSTTAIIQDGSGTSATRLTGNVFHNLGTGGYAGFGSNVYQPADFTWTANTFFGNHPANEPADPEKLTTEPGFANAGGSTPEDYRLSANSPSRASGSVIADNGGQDFFGTPVPAVCRPDRGFQQAATFDDTACAPANAVRNPGFETGALSPWTFYGGVTVDTTNAHSGTRAARVGPAQAAAEQVVTLAPNTTYRLSGWGRVSATGTELSLGVKQYDTLGSSTRAAFTATGWSEGTTTFTTGPNATSAKVYCYARSGTGYGWCDDVTVIPA, encoded by the coding sequence ATGCTCCTGCCCCGCACCGCCCTCACCCTCCTCGCGCTCACCGCCGCGGCCCTACCCACCCCGGCAGTCGCCGCCTCCCCCGTCACCAGCTACCTGGACTGCTCCGCGGCCACCAACGGCACCGGTACCGTCACCAGCCCCTGGAACAGCCTGGCCGCCGCCAACGCCCATCTCTTCGGCCCCGGTGACCAGTTGCTGCTCAAGCGCGGCGCCACCTGCCTCGGCACCCTCAAGCCGCAGGGCTCCGGGGCACCCGGCGCACCGGTCACCCTGGCCGGCTACGGCACCGGCACCGCCCGCCCGGTGGTGTCCGGCGACCCGGCCTCGACCGAGCAGGCCGCCGTGCACCTCTACAACGTCGAGCAGTGGGAGCTCCGCGAACTGGAGATCACCTTCGCCGACCCCGCCGCCACCAAGCGGGAACGCAACGGCCTGCTGGTCGAGGTCGCCGACCTGCCCGACGGGGTCGGCTCGCACTACCTGGTCGACGACGTCTACGTGCACGACGTCAACGGCGACGCCACCAAGTGGAGCAACGGCATCCAGTTCCGGGTCTCCGGCACCGTCACCCCCACCAACTTCGACGACGTCCTGGTGCAGAACTCCCGGATCGCCCGGGTCGACCGCGAGGGCCTGACCAACCGCTCCAGCTGGATGTGCCGGCCCAGCTACGGCAGCGGGGACGGCTGCGGCTCCACGGTCAACTGGCGTCCCAGCACCCGGCTGGTCTTCCGGGGCAACACGATCAGCGACACCGGCGGCGACGGCATCGTGGTCCGGGCCGCCGACCACGCACTGGTGGAGCACAACCTCGCGTACGACCTCGCGATGCGCCCGATGGGCTCCAACGCCGGTATCTGGACCATCAATTCGGACTACACCACGGTCCAGTACAACGAGGTGCACCACGTCCGCAGGCTGTCCGACAACAACGACGGGATGGCCTTCGACTCCGACTACGGCAACACCGGCGTGGTCTTCCAGTACAACTACAGCCACGACAACGAGGGCGGCTTCATGCTGTTCTGCGGGGCCTGCGGCGCGGGTTCCAGCAGCACCGGCACCGTGGTCCGGTACAACCTGAGCCGGGCCGACAAGAGCCGCTGGCTGTTCGCGGTCGGCGAGAAGAACGCCCAGATGTACCACAACACCGTGTACCTGCCCGCCGGTTCGACCACCGCGATCATCCAGGACGGCTCCGGCACCAGCGCCACCCGGCTGACCGGCAACGTCTTCCACAACCTCGGCACCGGCGGGTACGCGGGCTTCGGCTCCAACGTCTATCAGCCCGCCGACTTCACCTGGACCGCCAACACCTTCTTCGGCAACCACCCGGCCAACGAGCCCGCCGACCCGGAGAAGCTGACCACCGAACCCGGCTTCGCCAACGCCGGCGGCAGCACCCCCGAGGACTACCGGCTCAGCGCCAACTCCCCCTCCCGCGCCTCCGGTTCGGTGATAGCGGACAACGGCGGCCAGGACTTCTTCGGCACCCCCGTACCCGCCGTCTGCCGCCCGGACCGGGGCTTCCAGCAGGCCGCCACCTTCGACGACACCGCGTGCGCCCCGGCCAACGCCGTCCGCAACCCCGGCTTCGAGACCGGCGCCCTCTCCCCCTGGACCTTCTACGGCGGCGTCACCGTCGACACCACGAACGCCCACTCCGGCACCCGCGCCGCTCGGGTCGGCCCGGCCCAGGCCGCCGCCGAACAGGTCGTCACCCTCGCCCCCAACACCACCTACCGGCTCTCCGGTTGGGGCCGGGTCTCCGCCACCGGCACCGAACTCTCGCTCGGCGTCAAGCAGTACGACACCCTCGGCTCCAGCACCCGGGCCGCCTTCACGGCCACCGGCTGGTCCGAGGGCACCACCACCTTCACCACCGGACCGAACGCCACCAGCGCCAAGGTCTACTGCTACGCCCGCAGCGGCACCGGCTACGGCTGGTGCGACGACGTGACGGTCATCCCCGCCTGA
- a CDS encoding DUF2000 domain-containing protein gives MRTNDETTPLNASGPVRFDTKIAVLLREDLEPWQRLNVTAFLVSGLGTAAPELIGEPYADADDVAYLPMFRQPVLVFEGTKELLTSAHGRALSRSLPTSVFTSDLFGTGNDRDNRAAVRAVGTHQLDLVGLAVHGPRNAVDKVLKGARMHP, from the coding sequence ATGAGAACGAACGACGAGACCACCCCCCTGAACGCGAGCGGCCCCGTTCGCTTCGACACGAAGATCGCCGTACTGCTGCGCGAGGACCTGGAGCCCTGGCAACGCCTGAACGTGACCGCCTTCCTGGTCAGCGGCCTCGGCACGGCGGCACCCGAACTGATCGGCGAGCCGTACGCGGACGCCGACGACGTCGCGTACCTGCCGATGTTCCGTCAGCCGGTGCTGGTCTTCGAGGGGACGAAGGAGCTGCTGACCAGCGCGCACGGCCGCGCCCTGTCCCGCTCGCTGCCGACGTCCGTCTTCACGTCGGACCTGTTCGGCACCGGCAACGACCGCGACAACCGGGCAGCCGTACGGGCCGTCGGCACGCACCAACTCGACCTGGTGGGCCTGGCCGTGCACGGGCCGCGCAACGCGGTGGACAAGGTCCTCAAGGGCGCGCGGATGCATCCCTGA
- a CDS encoding toxin Doc encodes MRTVLHVDIRWLLDVQEQAYPEDLTVRDYSALQAAVARHRVNTAQLGHDADPSWCAAALMHTIVQLRPLPVRNNLYACMATAAYMHAAEEGIDPPYGALVELARDVAEFNADVFVAADRIRSWRI; translated from the coding sequence GTGAGGACCGTGCTGCATGTCGACATCCGTTGGCTGCTCGATGTCCAGGAGCAGGCGTATCCGGAGGACCTGACGGTCCGGGACTACTCAGCGCTGCAGGCCGCCGTCGCCCGGCACCGGGTGAACACGGCTCAGCTCGGCCACGATGCCGACCCGTCCTGGTGCGCGGCCGCGCTGATGCACACCATCGTGCAGCTGCGCCCGCTGCCGGTGCGCAACAACCTCTACGCCTGTATGGCCACCGCCGCGTACATGCACGCGGCCGAGGAAGGCATCGACCCGCCGTACGGTGCGCTGGTCGAACTGGCCAGGGACGTAGCTGAGTTCAATGCCGACGTGTTCGTGGCGGCCGACCGCATCCGGTCCTGGCGGATCTGA